In the genome of Fusobacterium perfoetens, the window TCGACTAAAGTTTCGATAGCTCCTGTATCAGCCACTTGAGCCATTTTTTCCTCTTCAACTATTTGAGCAGGAGTTCTTGTATCTGTAAGTTTCATTTCAAATACTTTTTTAGCTATTTTTGAAGAAATTACGTTTTTATCTATAAGAACGATTATATTTCCTAAATCTTCAGCAGAGATAGGGAAATGAGTTATCTCAGTATTATTATCTTTTAGATATTTTAAAACTTCTGTCATTATCCAGTTAGAACTTGATTTTGGATTTCCAGATGCTTTAGCAACTCCCTCAAAATAATCAGCAAGCTCAATATCCTCACAAAGAATATTTGCATCATATTCAGGGATTTGATATTCATTTTCAAATCTATGAATTTTAGCAACTATATCTTCAGGCATTAAAGCTTTTATTCTTTCGATTTCTTCATCTTCTATTATAACTTTTAAAAGGTCTGGCTCAGGGAAATATCTATAGTCCATTGCCTCTTCTTTACTTCTCATTACTCTAGTGATTTGGTTTTCATCGTCCCAAGTTCTAGTTTCTTGATCGATAACTCCACCTTTTTCAATAGTTTCTATTTGTCTGTTGATTTCATAGTCGATAGCTCTTGCAACAGCTTTAAATGAGTTTAAGTTTTTAACTTCTACTCTAGTTCCAAAAGGTTCTCCTTTGTAGTGAACAGAGATATTTGCGTCACATCTTAGTGAACCAAGTTCCATTGAAACATCACTTACACCAGTATATTTTATTGTATTTCTAAGAAGAGTTAAATATTCATAAGCTTCTTCAGAAGTTCTCATATCTGGTTCAGAGATAATTTCTACTAAAGGAATTGATGCTCTGTTGAAGTTGATATATGATTCGTGAGTTCCGTGAACAGATTTTCCAGCATCTTCCTCTATTTGAATTTTTGTAATTCCAACTCTTTTTTCTCTTCCGTTTACATTAATATCTAAATATCCTTTTCCAGCATAAGAATTTTCAAATTGAGTGATTTGATAGTTCTTTGGAGTATCTGGATAGAAATAGTTTTTTCTATCAAAAGAACATTC includes:
- the gatB gene encoding Asp-tRNA(Asn)/Glu-tRNA(Gln) amidotransferase subunit GatB, coding for MIKEWESVIGLEVHLQLKTNTKVWCNCSTDYDNDDANTHTCPICLGHPGALPKLNKKVLEYAIKTALALNCKINHECSFDRKNYFYPDTPKNYQITQFENSYAGKGYLDINVNGREKRVGITKIQIEEDAGKSVHGTHESYINFNRASIPLVEIISEPDMRTSEEAYEYLTLLRNTIKYTGVSDVSMELGSLRCDANISVHYKGEPFGTRVEVKNLNSFKAVARAIDYEINRQIETIEKGGVIDQETRTWDDENQITRVMRSKEEAMDYRYFPEPDLLKVIIEDEEIERIKALMPEDIVAKIHRFENEYQIPEYDANILCEDIELADYFEGVAKASGNPKSSSNWIMTEVLKYLKDNNTEITHFPISAEDLGNIIVLIDKNVISSKIAKKVFEMKLTDTRTPAQIVEEEKMAQVADTGAIETLVDEVLANNPKLIEDYKNSDEGRKPRVLKGLIGQAMKLSKGKANPQMVTELITKKLS